The Nocardioides campestrisoli genome includes a window with the following:
- a CDS encoding bifunctional DNA primase/polymerase, translated as MNSHPSPAPSWTVATMQHVATEPTLAGAALRFADLGIPVFPCVPGGKQPLTPNGFHDATSEARTVQRWWERTPEANIGLPSGTRSGVLVVDIDVHPGGSGFAAFERARSHGLADAWGWLVRTPSGGIHAYYPAAPGQEQRSWQVPGAHVDFRGDGGYVVAPPSRLVVDGVPKAYDVIAVTTGHPAAVDAIKLRQFLEPPRPRPSGPPPPVSASGCHPDALARTVALTGEGGRNRALFWASCRMAENGQSRADAIRYLLPAAQYAGLADREIESTIDSAYRAACRPVLGSGPGPTQRREAIQP; from the coding sequence ATGAACAGCCACCCCTCTCCCGCCCCTAGCTGGACGGTCGCGACCATGCAGCACGTGGCGACCGAGCCGACGTTGGCCGGCGCTGCGCTCCGCTTCGCCGACCTCGGCATCCCGGTCTTCCCGTGCGTCCCGGGCGGCAAGCAGCCCCTGACGCCGAACGGGTTCCATGACGCCACGTCGGAAGCCCGTACGGTTCAGCGTTGGTGGGAGCGCACGCCCGAGGCCAACATCGGTCTCCCCTCGGGCACGCGGAGCGGCGTCCTGGTCGTGGACATCGACGTCCACCCCGGAGGCAGTGGGTTCGCGGCGTTCGAACGAGCTCGCTCGCACGGTCTCGCCGACGCCTGGGGCTGGCTGGTCCGGACTCCTTCGGGTGGGATCCACGCCTACTACCCGGCGGCGCCCGGCCAGGAGCAGCGCTCGTGGCAGGTGCCGGGAGCGCACGTCGACTTCCGGGGCGACGGCGGCTATGTCGTCGCTCCCCCGTCTCGCCTCGTAGTTGACGGCGTGCCCAAGGCCTACGACGTCATTGCGGTGACGACCGGACACCCCGCCGCGGTCGACGCGATCAAGCTGCGCCAGTTCCTCGAGCCTCCGCGACCGAGACCCTCAGGACCACCGCCACCGGTGTCGGCCTCCGGATGTCACCCCGACGCACTGGCCAGAACGGTCGCACTGACCGGCGAGGGCGGCCGCAACCGCGCGCTCTTCTGGGCGTCGTGCCGGATGGCGGAGAACGGCCAGAGCCGCGCGGATGCCATCCGCTACCTGCTGCCCGCCGCCCAGTACGCCGGCCTTGCGGATCGGGAAATCGAGTCGACGATCGACTCCGCGTACCGGGCTGCCTGCCGTCCCGTCCTCGGGAGCGGCCCGGGCCCCACCCAGCGCAGGGAGGCGATCCAGCCATGA
- a CDS encoding serine/arginine repetitive matrix protein 2, with amino-acid sequence MNHPFESAQGLRRVLMRLRVSGPHAWEFDAEAHELMLYAAAKYQALAVKHRCDPSAGAAAAFEAMRTYAVRTADDPWAVVTMAVKVTLIAEERAEGLLCSVDQARRPEFSQHHDVRRFSDTEADLPNLLPGLAVEPFNQPETPPTGAYQAVDATIDLFTALGWPRDTATCALDYIAARLVESGSRRRTHAALRRDHTARALLDIEQDSWSTVLRLVLGNPNRDEAFTSDGHGILLRLLIGHPVTELLDDDLLVFEISETAPRAGRRSHA; translated from the coding sequence GTGAACCACCCATTCGAAAGCGCGCAGGGCCTGCGCCGGGTTCTCATGCGGCTGCGGGTCTCGGGCCCGCATGCCTGGGAGTTCGACGCCGAGGCCCACGAACTCATGCTGTACGCCGCAGCCAAGTACCAAGCCCTGGCCGTCAAGCACCGCTGCGACCCGAGCGCCGGGGCGGCCGCGGCGTTCGAAGCGATGCGCACCTACGCCGTGCGCACCGCGGACGACCCGTGGGCGGTCGTCACCATGGCGGTCAAGGTCACGCTCATCGCCGAGGAGCGTGCCGAGGGACTGCTGTGCTCGGTCGACCAGGCCAGACGCCCGGAGTTCTCCCAGCACCACGACGTACGACGTTTCAGCGACACAGAAGCCGACCTCCCCAACCTCCTTCCCGGCCTCGCCGTGGAGCCGTTCAACCAACCTGAGACCCCGCCGACTGGGGCCTATCAGGCGGTCGACGCGACCATCGATCTCTTCACCGCTCTCGGCTGGCCCCGGGATACGGCGACCTGTGCACTCGACTACATCGCCGCTCGCCTGGTCGAGTCCGGCTCCCGGCGCAGGACCCACGCCGCCCTGCGGCGGGACCACACCGCACGCGCCCTGCTCGACATCGAGCAGGACTCCTGGTCGACGGTCCTCCGCCTCGTCCTGGGCAACCCGAACCGTGACGAGGCCTTCACCTCCGACGGGCACGGGATCCTCCTGCGCCTGCTCATCGGCCACCCGGTCACCGAACTGTTGGACGACGACCTGCTGGTGTTCGAGATCAGCGAGACCGCACCGCGCGCGGGGAGGCGGAGCCATGCCTGA
- a CDS encoding C40 family peptidase, producing the protein MGLKGVVAVAAVVVLLAPGAAILGVATLISPAGAGSGTCLWDDQRIGSLSVAGSVPASLSATNANGETVTLNQQQLTRAASIVAVGHTDSVPARGQLIALMTAITESSLRVLSNTTAYPASGNLPNDGDGSDHDSVGLFQQRPAAGWGTVENLMDPVWSSRAFYGGPNGPNNGSPRGLLDLDGWETMEPGAAAQAVQVSAYPDRYAVNQPIAEQMLGTLAGVSLASDLECAQPSNAPSTPTDLPSGFPGALIAAAVSQMGKPYVWGGGDFNGPTGGGFDCSGLVLYAAYQASGGRIRLPHYTGFQITLGQGIAWSEKQPGDLIFFGYPGAGGPHHVAIYISGERILHAPRTGDVVRYGTISEFAGEVMTVRRLA; encoded by the coding sequence ATGGGGCTGAAAGGCGTCGTCGCCGTCGCTGCCGTCGTCGTGCTGCTGGCGCCCGGCGCAGCGATTCTCGGCGTGGCAACGCTGATCAGCCCGGCCGGAGCAGGATCTGGCACTTGCCTTTGGGACGACCAGAGAATCGGCAGCCTTTCAGTCGCAGGCTCGGTGCCGGCCAGCCTCAGCGCGACCAACGCGAACGGCGAGACGGTCACCCTCAACCAGCAGCAGCTCACCCGGGCGGCGTCAATCGTCGCGGTCGGACACACCGACAGCGTCCCGGCCAGGGGTCAACTGATCGCGCTCATGACCGCGATCACCGAGTCCTCCCTCAGGGTCCTCTCGAACACGACGGCCTACCCCGCGTCCGGCAATCTCCCCAACGACGGGGACGGAAGCGACCACGACTCCGTGGGGCTGTTCCAGCAGCGCCCGGCCGCCGGGTGGGGAACCGTCGAGAACCTGATGGACCCGGTCTGGTCCTCCCGCGCCTTCTACGGCGGCCCGAACGGACCCAACAACGGCTCACCTCGCGGCCTGCTCGACCTCGACGGCTGGGAGACGATGGAACCTGGTGCGGCCGCGCAAGCGGTCCAGGTCTCCGCCTACCCGGACCGGTACGCCGTGAACCAGCCGATCGCCGAGCAGATGCTGGGCACCCTCGCCGGCGTCTCGCTCGCCAGCGATCTCGAGTGCGCCCAACCGTCGAACGCCCCATCGACACCCACGGACCTGCCGTCCGGCTTCCCCGGGGCCCTCATCGCCGCAGCGGTCTCGCAGATGGGCAAACCCTACGTCTGGGGCGGCGGCGACTTCAACGGACCCACCGGCGGAGGCTTCGACTGCTCAGGCCTCGTCCTGTACGCCGCCTACCAAGCCTCCGGCGGACGCATCCGACTCCCCCACTACACCGGCTTCCAAATCACGCTGGGGCAAGGAATCGCGTGGAGCGAGAAGCAGCCTGGGGACCTGATCTTCTTCGGCTACCCCGGCGCCGGGGGCCCGCATCACGTCGCGATCTACATCAGCGGAGAGCGGATCCTTCACGCGCCGCGCACTGGGGACGTCG
- a CDS encoding ParB N-terminal domain-containing protein, protein MPETRGHIELDRALDSIIVGARHRKDPGDLAQLMESIDRLGLLQPVTITPDGVLVCGWRRLEAVRRLGWHSMKVWVRSGISDKLEALLAQQDDNQLHKPLNELEKASLYRELKALRTEEAARRKQSTQFGAGDRGGDSGPAPGAGPGEHGDARRQAARAITGEASYSTHERVCALMDWAARKVTPPEIRAMANDALRRIEEGEPVKPLYLEVKDAFERLQTAPPEVEADLARQAREAFARVKAREKASGVPSLQRSQGPGSHFRSVRSFNLTWTELDGWTELYDVDALADELTRSDWERFDRVVTATIAFRDQLAAARRNASTSA, encoded by the coding sequence ATGCCTGAGACCCGCGGCCACATCGAGCTCGACCGGGCACTCGACTCGATCATCGTCGGCGCACGCCACCGCAAGGACCCGGGCGACCTGGCCCAGCTCATGGAGTCGATCGACCGGCTCGGTCTGCTGCAACCGGTCACGATCACCCCTGACGGAGTGCTGGTCTGCGGTTGGCGACGGCTCGAGGCGGTACGCCGGCTCGGCTGGCACTCGATGAAGGTCTGGGTCCGCTCGGGCATCTCCGACAAGCTCGAGGCGCTCCTCGCCCAGCAGGACGACAACCAGCTCCACAAGCCGCTCAACGAGCTTGAGAAGGCTTCGCTCTACCGGGAGCTCAAGGCCCTGCGCACGGAAGAGGCAGCGCGGCGGAAGCAGTCGACTCAGTTCGGTGCCGGCGACCGCGGAGGAGACTCCGGTCCCGCGCCCGGCGCGGGACCGGGAGAGCACGGCGACGCGCGTCGCCAGGCGGCCCGAGCGATCACCGGCGAGGCGTCGTACAGCACCCATGAGCGGGTCTGCGCCCTGATGGACTGGGCCGCCCGCAAGGTCACACCCCCGGAGATCCGGGCGATGGCCAACGATGCGCTGCGCCGGATCGAGGAGGGGGAGCCGGTCAAGCCGCTCTACCTGGAGGTCAAGGACGCCTTCGAGCGGCTGCAGACGGCGCCTCCCGAGGTTGAGGCGGACCTCGCCCGCCAGGCTCGCGAGGCCTTCGCGCGCGTGAAGGCCCGGGAGAAGGCCAGCGGCGTCCCGAGCCTTCAGCGCAGCCAAGGTCCGGGCAGCCACTTCCGCAGCGTCCGCTCCTTCAACCTGACCTGGACCGAGCTGGACGGATGGACTGAGTTGTACGACGTCGACGCCCTCGCCGACGAGCTCACTCGCAGCGACTGGGAGAGGTTCGACCGCGTCGTCACCGCCACCATCGCCTTCCGCGACCAGCTCGCGGCAGCCCGCCGCAACGCCTCGACCTCGGCGTAG